One stretch of Rickettsiales bacterium DNA includes these proteins:
- a CDS encoding adenosine kinase — MTDRKYQVTGIGNAIVDVLSHCDESFITDEGMVKGTMALIDESQAATLYGKMGNNKTEMSGGSVANSLAGLAELGASTAFIGKVRNDQLGSSFRDGMESIGINFPTPAATSGKPTARCLISVTPDGERTMNTYIGACAEISPEDIDIELIQNAEVMLIEGYLWDQEAAKQAIRQAVEVAKQAGTKVAFSLSDIFCVDRHRDEFKALIRDYVDILFANEGEMISLGEQPTLRENMDMFAGQVETLCTTRGEFGSIIVNDGTSYEIAPAKIEGRVLDLTGAGDLYAAGVLYGLTQGWDFVKSGELGSACAADIIQQMGPRSQQPLKRHVA, encoded by the coding sequence ATGACAGACCGCAAATACCAAGTAACCGGAATCGGTAACGCTATTGTTGACGTACTCAGCCATTGCGACGAAAGCTTCATCACCGACGAGGGCATGGTCAAAGGCACGATGGCGCTAATTGACGAAAGCCAAGCCGCAACCCTTTACGGCAAAATGGGCAACAATAAAACGGAAATGTCGGGCGGCTCAGTTGCTAACTCGCTAGCTGGCTTAGCAGAGCTCGGCGCAAGCACCGCCTTCATCGGCAAAGTCCGCAATGACCAACTGGGCAGCAGCTTCCGCGACGGCATGGAATCTATCGGCATTAACTTCCCGACTCCGGCTGCCACAAGCGGCAAGCCAACAGCGCGTTGCCTAATCTCGGTCACGCCGGACGGCGAGCGCACCATGAACACTTATATCGGCGCTTGCGCGGAAATCTCTCCTGAAGATATCGATATTGAGCTGATCCAGAATGCTGAAGTGATGCTGATTGAAGGCTACTTATGGGACCAAGAAGCCGCCAAACAAGCCATCCGCCAAGCGGTTGAAGTAGCGAAACAAGCTGGCACTAAAGTAGCTTTCTCGCTCTCAGATATCTTCTGCGTGGACCGTCACCGCGACGAATTCAAAGCCCTCATCCGTGACTATGTCGATATCCTCTTCGCCAATGAAGGCGAGATGATCTCCCTAGGCGAGCAACCCACGCTCAGAGAAAATATGGATATGTTTGCCGGCCAAGTCGAAACCCTCTGCACCACGCGCGGCGAGTTCGGCTCGATCATCGTCAATGACGGCACAAGCTATGAGATCGCTCCGGCGAAAATCGAAGGACGCGTGTTGGATCTAACCGGCGCGGGCGACCTCTATGCTGCCGGCGTCCTTTACGGGCTAACCCAAGGCTGGGACTTCGTAAAATCTGGCGAATTAGGTAGTGCATGCGCCGCCGATATCATCCAGCAAATGGGACCCCGCAGCCAGCAGCCCCTCAAGCGCCACGTCGCTTAG